The region ATTCAACCCTTTTCTACGATATTTCGGAACCTAACATTTATTAGTTCGTAGCCTGTAATAAACAATTTTGTTAAAAAaatgtaataataataaaaaatatgaaatttcTAAATATGTCCAACACTAAAACTTGTTATTAAGTCTGATCTATGTTGGATTATGGGCACAGTTATATTCAATTTTGTAACCTTTACGGTAAGTGAATTGAATTAAATATTCGATCATGGGGTTCAAAACTTGTTGGTTTTTGGAAAGTTATATATATGCTAAATAATCTGGAAAGGGAAAACCCCGCTTAAAATTGAATGAGTGTTGTGAAATAGCGAGATGAGTTAAAGAGATAAACTCCAAATGAGTGACGTGTAAATTAGGAGGTGAAATAAACTGAAAAGTATTCAAGATGTGAACACGTGTACAATAAGAAGTTTCGTGACTCCTTCAGTCCTTGACTCACATGTCTATATATAGAAACTCAGTAGTAGCATAACGTTTTGTGTGCAACCCATAAATAAATCACCTCTACTAATTATCTAAATAAACAATTATCGTCGTCATCATCCTCCTGAAATAGTCTCATCCATTTTTTAGATTTCCTGTCCGGCCCTTAATAATAGGCTCTTCCTTATCCCAAAACACATTGTTCAATTACTGCTtgatcatatatatatatatatataaatatctaaTAGTATATAATTTCTTGAATTTAGTGGGGGTAGAAAAATGAAAGGAAGCTCAGGTGAAAATCCTCTGCACCTTAAATCTCTAAATCACATTTCACTTGTCTGCAAATCTATCGAAGAATCAATGGATTTCTACATCAATGTTCTTGGTTTTGCACCTGTTAGGAGACCTGGATCCTTTGATTTTAATGGAGCTTGGTAACCcccttttttattttattttatttttatggAAACTACTATTATGAATTTATGTATGTAcgagtttcttgattttaattgGTTGTATAATTTTGGTGATAAAATAGGCTGTTTGGGTATGGAATTGGAATACATTTGTTGCAATCAGAAGATCCACAAAACATGCCTAAGAAGGGAGTTATCAATCCCAAAGATAATCATATCTCCTTTCAGGTCTTTTATTTCTTTCTCATATACAttcttttttattaatttaattgcTTGTTTATATATCGTATGCTTGTTTAGTCGTAACCTCGTACCTTTCTAGTCCTTGTATAATATATGATCCCACGGATCCACATGATTTGTGTTGTTTAGTACCTACCGTCTATGTGTACGTCTTAGCATTAATGTTGACAATTGCAATAGTAAtgtacacacatatatatatatatatatatatatatatatatatatttgattgCTCCTGATATTAAAGTTTGTTGTTAAATGAAAACGAAGCAATAATATATTAAGGGGATGCAGTGTGAGAGCATGGGTGCAGTGGAGAAGAAGCTGAAAGAGATGGAGATTGACTACGTGAGGCAACGAGTAGAAGAAGGAGGGATATATGTAGACCAATTATTTTTCCATGACCCAGACGGTTTCATGGTGGAAATTTGCAACTGCGATAATCTTCCGGTCATTCCTATTGCT is a window of Apium graveolens cultivar Ventura chromosome 11, ASM990537v1, whole genome shotgun sequence DNA encoding:
- the LOC141698531 gene encoding glyoxylase I 4-like, which codes for MKGSSGENPLHLKSLNHISLVCKSIEESMDFYINVLGFAPVRRPGSFDFNGAWLFGYGIGIHLLQSEDPQNMPKKGVINPKDNHISFQCESMGAVEKKLKEMEIDYVRQRVEEGGIYVDQLFFHDPDGFMVEICNCDNLPVIPIAGEMVRSCSRLNLQQQQQQQIPVVRL